The Alosa sapidissima isolate fAloSap1 chromosome 6, fAloSap1.pri, whole genome shotgun sequence genome window below encodes:
- the blk gene encoding tyrosine-protein kinase Blk isoform X2, producing the protein MGCACSGQKKQKEDKGPKGTAGNRSHETGGFKHSADADVDVVIAQYDFKPTNDTDLSFKKGDRLKVIQDKGDWWVAKSLVTGEEGYIPSTYVARVHTLEVERWFFKDLSRRDTERLLLAPGNKVGSFLVRESETTKGAFSLSVRDSSQEHGDVVKHYKIRSLDIGGFYISPSLTFPTLPELIKHYSRSADGLCQRLGNPCKATVPQQPWGKDEWEIPRETLKLVKKLGAGQFGEVWMGYYKNNLKVAIKTLKEGSMEPEAFLQEANLMKQLQHERLVRLHAVVTQEPILIVTEFMCNGSLLDFLKTEDGKQLKLPKLIDMSAQIAEGMAYIERKNYIHRDLRAANILVSETLLCKIADFGLARIIETEYTAKEGAKFPIKWTAPEAINFGTFSIKSDVWSFGILLTEIVTYGRIPYPGMTNPEVIRNLDKSYRMPCPEGCPQELYEVMQKCWTERPEDRPTFEHLQDLLSDFFIATEGQYEMQP; encoded by the exons ATGGGTTGTGCATGCAGTGGtcagaaaaaacagaaagaggaCAAAGGACCAAAGGGAACAGCAGGCAACAGATCCCAT GAAACTGGTGGATTCAAGCACAGTGCAGATGCAG ATGTTGATGTAGTTATTGCTCAATATGACTTTAAACCAACAAATGACACTGACCTGTCATTTAAGAAGGGTGACCGACTCAAGGTTATTCAAGA caaaggtGACTGGTGGGTGGCCAAGTCTCTGGTCACTGGGGAAGAGGGCTATATCCCAAGCACATATGTGGCCAGAGTGCACACCTTGGAGGTGGAAAG GTGGTTTTTTAAAGACTTGAGTCGCAGAGACACAGAACGTCTTCTTCTAGCGCCGGGAAATAAAGTCGGCTCCTTTTTAGTCCGTGAGAGCGAGACAACTAAAG GGGCCTTCTCACTCTCCGTCCGAGATTCTTCGCAAGAACATGGGGACGTAGTGAAGCACTACAAGATCCGAAGCCTGGACATTGGAGGTTTCtacatctccccctctctgaccTTCCCTACCCTGCCAGAACTCATCAAGCATTATTCTA GAAGTGCAGATGGGCTGTGTCAGCGCCTGGGTAACCCCTGCAAGGCAACGGTTCCTCAGCAGCCCTGGGGTAAAGACGAGTGGGAGATCCCGCGGGAGACACTCAAGTTGGTGAAGAAGTTGGGAGCAGGCCAGTTTGGAGAAGTCTGGATGG gcTACTACAAGAACAACCTGAAGGTGGCCATCAAGACGCTGAAGGAGGGCAGTATGGAACCTGAGGCATTCCTACAGGAGGCGAACCTGATGAAGCAGCTGCAGCATGAACGGCTTGTGCGCCTCCATGCTGTTGTCACCCAGGAGCCCATCCTCATCGTCACAGAGTTCATGTGCAACG GAAGTCTGTTGGACTTCTTAAAAACAGAAGATGGGAAACAACTGAAACTGCCCAAACTGATTGACATGTCAGCACAG ATTGCAGAGGGGATGGCCTAcatagaaagaaaaaactacattcacagagaTCTGCGGGCTGCCAACATTCTGGTGTCTGAGACGTTACTTTGCAAGATTGCTGACTTTGGCTTAGCAAGAATCATCGAAACAGAGTACACAGCCAAAGAAG GAGCAAAGTTTCCCATTAAATGGACTGCCCCTGAAGCAATAAACTTTGGGACATTCAGCATCAAGTCAGATGTCTGGTCCTTTGGTATTCTCCTGACAGAGATAGTCACGTATGGGAGGATCCCCTACCCAG GCATGACGAATCCAGAAGTGATCCGCAACCTGGATAAGAGCTACCGGATGCCGTGTCCAGAGGGCTGCCCGCAGGAGCTGTACGAGGTGATGCAGAAATGCTGGACGGAGAGGCCGGAGGACCGGCCCACGTTCGAGCACCTGCAGGACCTGCTCAGCGACTTCTTCATCGCCACCGAGGGACAGTACGAGATGCAACCCTAA
- the blk gene encoding tyrosine-protein kinase Blk isoform X1, whose protein sequence is MGCACSGQKKQKEDKGPKGTAGNRSHETGGFKHSADAGKAFDVDVVIAQYDFKPTNDTDLSFKKGDRLKVIQDKGDWWVAKSLVTGEEGYIPSTYVARVHTLEVERWFFKDLSRRDTERLLLAPGNKVGSFLVRESETTKGAFSLSVRDSSQEHGDVVKHYKIRSLDIGGFYISPSLTFPTLPELIKHYSRSADGLCQRLGNPCKATVPQQPWGKDEWEIPRETLKLVKKLGAGQFGEVWMGYYKNNLKVAIKTLKEGSMEPEAFLQEANLMKQLQHERLVRLHAVVTQEPILIVTEFMCNGSLLDFLKTEDGKQLKLPKLIDMSAQIAEGMAYIERKNYIHRDLRAANILVSETLLCKIADFGLARIIETEYTAKEGAKFPIKWTAPEAINFGTFSIKSDVWSFGILLTEIVTYGRIPYPGMTNPEVIRNLDKSYRMPCPEGCPQELYEVMQKCWTERPEDRPTFEHLQDLLSDFFIATEGQYEMQP, encoded by the exons ATGGGTTGTGCATGCAGTGGtcagaaaaaacagaaagaggaCAAAGGACCAAAGGGAACAGCAGGCAACAGATCCCAT GAAACTGGTGGATTCAAGCACAGTGCAGATGCAGGTAAGGCGTTTG ATGTTGATGTAGTTATTGCTCAATATGACTTTAAACCAACAAATGACACTGACCTGTCATTTAAGAAGGGTGACCGACTCAAGGTTATTCAAGA caaaggtGACTGGTGGGTGGCCAAGTCTCTGGTCACTGGGGAAGAGGGCTATATCCCAAGCACATATGTGGCCAGAGTGCACACCTTGGAGGTGGAAAG GTGGTTTTTTAAAGACTTGAGTCGCAGAGACACAGAACGTCTTCTTCTAGCGCCGGGAAATAAAGTCGGCTCCTTTTTAGTCCGTGAGAGCGAGACAACTAAAG GGGCCTTCTCACTCTCCGTCCGAGATTCTTCGCAAGAACATGGGGACGTAGTGAAGCACTACAAGATCCGAAGCCTGGACATTGGAGGTTTCtacatctccccctctctgaccTTCCCTACCCTGCCAGAACTCATCAAGCATTATTCTA GAAGTGCAGATGGGCTGTGTCAGCGCCTGGGTAACCCCTGCAAGGCAACGGTTCCTCAGCAGCCCTGGGGTAAAGACGAGTGGGAGATCCCGCGGGAGACACTCAAGTTGGTGAAGAAGTTGGGAGCAGGCCAGTTTGGAGAAGTCTGGATGG gcTACTACAAGAACAACCTGAAGGTGGCCATCAAGACGCTGAAGGAGGGCAGTATGGAACCTGAGGCATTCCTACAGGAGGCGAACCTGATGAAGCAGCTGCAGCATGAACGGCTTGTGCGCCTCCATGCTGTTGTCACCCAGGAGCCCATCCTCATCGTCACAGAGTTCATGTGCAACG GAAGTCTGTTGGACTTCTTAAAAACAGAAGATGGGAAACAACTGAAACTGCCCAAACTGATTGACATGTCAGCACAG ATTGCAGAGGGGATGGCCTAcatagaaagaaaaaactacattcacagagaTCTGCGGGCTGCCAACATTCTGGTGTCTGAGACGTTACTTTGCAAGATTGCTGACTTTGGCTTAGCAAGAATCATCGAAACAGAGTACACAGCCAAAGAAG GAGCAAAGTTTCCCATTAAATGGACTGCCCCTGAAGCAATAAACTTTGGGACATTCAGCATCAAGTCAGATGTCTGGTCCTTTGGTATTCTCCTGACAGAGATAGTCACGTATGGGAGGATCCCCTACCCAG GCATGACGAATCCAGAAGTGATCCGCAACCTGGATAAGAGCTACCGGATGCCGTGTCCAGAGGGCTGCCCGCAGGAGCTGTACGAGGTGATGCAGAAATGCTGGACGGAGAGGCCGGAGGACCGGCCCACGTTCGAGCACCTGCAGGACCTGCTCAGCGACTTCTTCATCGCCACCGAGGGACAGTACGAGATGCAACCCTAA